One genomic window of Quercus robur chromosome 6, dhQueRobu3.1, whole genome shotgun sequence includes the following:
- the LOC126690244 gene encoding uncharacterized protein LOC126690244, producing the protein MDAMSRALCKVARSPFSDEIERAQMPQRFNKLPFVSYDGKADLVEHVSHYIQMMSMYSQNDAFICKVFLSSLGPTALRWFNGLKNGSIHNFKELIQELGAQFMMCSRVSQPVDALLSMKMRGGETLWSYSNRYLELYNKIGGGNEKVAASIFRLGLPEDS; encoded by the coding sequence ATGGATGCCATGAGCCGAGCTTTATGCAAGGTGGCACGATCACCGTTttctgatgagattgaacgtGCACAGATGCCGCAGAGATTTAACAAATTGCCATTTGTTTCATATGATGGAAAGGCTGACCTTGTTGAACATGTTAGCCATTATATCCAAATGATGTCAATGTACAGCCAAAATGACGCATTTATATGTAAAGTATTCCTCTCTAGTCTCGGGCCTACTGCTTTAaggtggttcaatgggttaAAGAATGGATCAATTCATAATTTCAAAGAGTTAATACAAGAATTGGGTGCTCAGTTTATGATGTGTAGTCGGGTGTCGCAACCGGTGGACGCGCTGCTGTCTATGAAGATGAGAGGTGGGGAAACTCTTTGGAGCTATTCTAATAGGTATTTGGAGTTATATAATAAGATTGGGGGAGGTAATGAGAAAGTAGCAGCTAGCATTTTCAGATTGGGACTTCCAGAGGACTCATAA